A single region of the Panthera tigris isolate Pti1 chromosome B1, P.tigris_Pti1_mat1.1, whole genome shotgun sequence genome encodes:
- the NAP1L5 gene encoding nucleosome assembly protein 1-like 5 codes for MADSENQGPAEASQAAAAAAAAAAAAAEAAAAEEVMAEGGAQGGDSDSAAGDSDSAAGQTAEEPQTPAENAPKPKNDFIESLPNSVKCRVLALKKLQKRCDKIEAKFDKEFQALEKKYNDIYKPLLAKIQELTGEMEGCAWTLEGEEEDDDEEEYEDEEEGEEEEEEEEEAAAEAAAEAAAAKDEGPHSAVSDDAKK; via the coding sequence ATGGCCGACTCGGAAAACCAGGGACCTGCGGAGGCAAGccaggcggcggcggcagcggcggcggcagcggcagcggcagcggagGCGGCCGCAGCGGAGGAGGTAATGGCGGAAGGCGGTGCGCAGGGGGGAGACTCTGACAGCGCGGCTGGCGACTCCGACAGCGCGGCTGGTCAGACGGCCGAGGAGCCCCAGACCCCAGCAGAGAATGCACCAAAGCCGAAAAATGACTTTATCGAGAGCCTGCCTAATTCGGTGAAATGCCGAGTCCTGGCCCTTAAAAAGCTGCAGAAACGGTGCGATAAGATAGAAGCCAAATTTGATAAGGAATTTCAGGCTCTGGAAAAAAAGTATAACGACATCTATAAGCCCCTACTTGCCAAGATCCAAGAGCTCACTGGTGAGATGGAGGGATGTGCATGGACCttagaaggggaggaggaggacgacgacgaGGAAGAGTacgaggatgaggaggagggggaagaggaggaggaggaggaggaggaagctgcGGCAGAGGCTGCTGCGGAGGCGGCCGCTGCCAAAGATGAGGGTCCCCATTCTGCGGTGTCTGATGACGCCAAGAAATAA